A genomic segment from Osmerus mordax isolate fOsmMor3 chromosome 5, fOsmMor3.pri, whole genome shotgun sequence encodes:
- the ptk7b gene encoding inactive tyrosine-protein kinase 7, producing MELSATERKRREGEKTSTATNKRMSPVSFVTAGIVFMNVLHIQAATIQFTKEPKSQDALHGRSAMLRCEVSDPGSVMYSWLHNGQPLAQTDRRFQEGSNLKFTAVDRQLDAGSFECLALHTASGEQLRSTNASFNIKWLESGGVTLQQPGSEAEIERSEPVTLRCHIDGHPRPTCQWFRDGLRLTDRTHQINNKERSLTLQTPSPEDNGLYHCCSRNAAGHICSSSNFTLNIIDKSFPRAVVAPDNQVVLKNEEAVFHCQFTATPPPTLEWYHDNELLSNRSRVLRVALLSNGTLLISQVKPRNVGLYRCVGRGARGHNVSLEASLLIAEIEDMVPRVSRVFPADSLQRVSCQPPGGQPPPQVWWEQGGRRVAPQGRVHQEGLDLVFSPTQAGDSGTYTCVAQNKAGRRTQEVTFTVATAPVWVDRPQDSSLEEGRPGYLHCHAQATPPPDVTWIRNNFPINPEDPRFSVFSNGTLRISSVEVYDGLVYSCEARTQAGWLVAHARVYVLEKLKFTPPPQPSQCLELEKDLHVQCSATGREPPTVLWTAAGGAELPSHLHQRNGQLHFTKVTRSDAGNYTCTASNSLQGEIRAQVSLTVAVYIRFKLEPENTTVYQGHTATLHCQATGDPHPHIQWMVKDKVLDPGRRRFQKMPNGSLVISDVTTDDTGKYTCVAGNSCSIRDSVAQLYVVEKPAPTLMDPEEKAPYRMIQTVGLSVGAAVAYLIVVLALMFYCKKRRNAKRLQKGREGEEPEMECLNGGAAQQNGHTTAEIQEEVALTSLGTTATAEKRHSSKDKLHFPRGNLLTLTTLGRGRFGEVLLAKARGLEETEEETVVLVKSLQSRDLPAQLEFQRQADMFSKLHHTNLARLLGLCRETEPHYMIMEYPDLGDLKQFLRISKSGDEKIKAQPISTKTKVSLCVQVAQGMEHLSSQRFVHRDLAARNCLVSSQRQVKVSALSLSQDVYSSEYYHYRQDWVPLRWLPAESVVEDDFSTKSDVWAFGVLMWEVFSLGELPYTKLSDDEVLEALQAGRLKLTAPECCPSRVYQLMLRCWSSLKERPCFSEIVSALGDLPSDSKV from the exons ttctccACATCCAGGCTGCTACCATCCAGTTCACCAAAGAGCCCAAATCCCAGGATGCTTTGCACGGGCGCAGCGCGATGCTGCGCTGTGAGGTAAGTGATCCGGGGAGCGTCATGTACAGCTGGCTGCACAACGGCCAGCCGCTGGCCCAGACTGACCGGCGCTTCCAGGAAGGCAGCAACCTGAAGTTCACGGCCGTGGACCGGCAGCTGGACGCGGGCAGCTTCGAGTGCCTGGCCCTCCACACTGCCTCCGGAGAGCAGCTCCGCTCCACCAACGCCTCCTTCAACATCAAGT GGCTGGAGAGCGGGGGCGTGACCCTGCAGCAGCCAGGCTCCGAGGCGGAGATCGAGAGATCAGAACCAGTAACTCTACGCTGCCACATTGATGGACACCCACG acctACGTGTCAGTGGTTCAGGGACGGTttgaggctgacagacaggaccCACCAGATCAACAACAAGGAGCGCAGCCTGACCCTGCAGACGCCCAGTCCGGAGGACAACGGCCTGTACCACTGCTGCTCCCGCAACGCTGCCGGCCACatctgcagcagcagcaacttCACCCTCAACATCATAG ATAAGAGTTTCCCCCGGGCTGTGGTCGCCCCTGACAACCAGGTGGTCCTAAAGAACGAGGAGGCCGTGTTCCACTGCCAGTTCACCGCCacgccaccccccaccctggagTGGTACCATGACAACGAGCTGCTCAGCAACCGCTCCCG CGTCCTCAGGGTGGCCCTGCTTTCCAACGGGACCCTGCTGATCTCGCAGGTGAAGCCCAGGAACGTGGGTCTGTACAGGTGTGTGGGGCGAGGGGCTCGCGGCCACAACGTCAGCCTGGAGGCGTCCCTTCTGATagcag agatAGAGGACATGGTCCCCAGAGTGTCTAGGGTGTTTCCAGCTGACAGCCTCCAGCGTGTGTCCTGCCAGCCCCCAGGGGGTCAGCCTCCCCCACAGGTGTGGTGGGAGCAGGGGGGGCGTCGCGTGGCCCCCCAGGGCCGGGTCCACCAGGAGGGGCTGGACCTCGTCTTCAGCCCCACACAGGCGGGAGACTCGGGAACCTACACCTGCGTGGCCCAGAACAAGGCAGGACGTAGGACCCAGGAGGTGACCTTCACCGTGGCCA CTGCTCCTGTGTGGGTGGACAGGCCCCAGGACAGTTCTCTAGAGGAGGGCAGACCAGGGTACTTGCACTGCCACGCACAGGCCACACCCCCTCCTGACGTCACCTGGATACGCAACAACTTCCCCATCAACCCTGAG GACCCTCGGTTCTCCGTGTTCTCTAACGGCACCCTGAGGATCAGCAGTGTGGAGGTGTATGATGGCCTGGTGTACAGCTGTGAGGCCCGGACACAGGCCGGCTGGCTTGTGGCTCACGCCAGAGTCTACGTGCTGG agaagCTGAAGttcaccccgcccccccagccgTCCCAGTGtctggagctggagaaggaccTGCATGTCCAGTGCTCTGCCACGGGCCGGGAGCCTCCCACCGTCCTCTGGACCGCTGCAG gaggagcagagctcccctcTCACCTGCATCAGAGGAATGGACAGCTGCACTTCACCAAGGTGACCCGCAGCGACGCGGGCAACTACACCTGCACTGCCTCCAacagcctgcagggggagaTCAGAGCCCAGGTGTCCCTCACAGTGGCAG tgtacatACGTTTCAAGCTGGAGCCAGAGAACACCACGGTGTACCAGGGTCACACAGCCACGCTGCACTGCCAGGCCACAGgagacccacacccacacatccagtGGATGGTGAAGGACAAGGTGCTGGACCCcggcaggaggag attcCAGAAGATGCCTAATGGTTCTCTGGTGATCTCTGATGTCACCACAGATGACACAGGGAAGTACACCTGCGTGGCTGGAAACAGCTGCAGCATCAGAGACAGCGTGGCTCAGCTCTATGTAGTGG AGAAGCCTGCTCCCACCCTGATGGACCCGGAGGAGAAGGCGCCCTACAGGATGATCCAGACGGTCGGCCTGTCGGTGGGCGCGGCCGTGGCCTACCTCATCGTGGTGCTGGCCCTCATGTTCTACTGCAAGAAGAGACGCAACGCCAAGAGACTGCAGAAGGGACGGGAGGGAGAGGAACCAGAGATGGAGTGTCTCAAtg GTGGTGCTGCTCAGCAGAATGGCCACACCACAGCTGAGATCCAGGAAGAGGTGGCTCTCACCAGCTTGGGCACCACGGCAACAGCAGAGAAACGCCACAGCAGCAAGGACAAGCTGCACTTCCCCCGAGGCAACTTGCTGACCTTAACTACCCTGG ggAGGGGCAGGTTTGGGGAGGTGCTCCTGGCTAAGGCCCGTGGgctggaggagacggaggaggagacggTGGTGCTGGTGAAGAGCCTGCAGAGCCGGGACCTGCCGGCCCAGCTGGAGTTCCAGCGGCAGGCAGACATGTTCTCCAAGCTCCACCACACCAACCTGGCTCGTCTGCTGGGGCTGTGCAGGGAGACAGAACCACACTACATGATCATGGAGTACCCTGACctg GGAGACCTGAAACAGTTCCTCAGGATCTCTAAGAGTGGGGATGAGAAGATTAAGGCTCAGCCCATCAGCACCAAGACCAAA gtgtctctctgtgtccaggTGGCTCAGGGTATGGAGCACCTGTCCAGTCAGCGCTTTGTCCACAGAGACCTGGCCGCCAGGAACTGTCTGGTGAGCAGCCAGCGGCAGGTGAAGGTGTCGGCGTTGAGCCTCAGCCAGGACGTGTACAGCAG TGAGTACTACCACTACCGGCAGGATTGGGTCCCGCTGCGCTGGCTCCCAGCAGAGTCTGTGGTTGAGGACGACTTCTCCACCAAGTCAGACGTGTGGGCCTTCGGGGTGCTGATGTGGGAGGTGTTCAGCCTGGGGGAACTTCCCTATACCAAACTCAGTGATGACGAGGTTCTGGAAG ctctgcagGCAGGGAGGTTGAAACTCACAGCCCCTGAGTGTTGTCCCTCCAGGGTCTACCAGCTCATGCTGCGCTGCTGGTCCAGCCTGAAGGAACGGCCCTGCTTCAGCGAGATTGTCTCGGCGCTGGGAGATCTTCCCTCCGACAGCAAGGTCTGA